The proteins below come from a single Procambarus clarkii isolate CNS0578487 chromosome 54, FALCON_Pclarkii_2.0, whole genome shotgun sequence genomic window:
- the LOC123750009 gene encoding uncharacterized protein has product MTNSSWLILWTTLVVSQVFVVAQLVNPASPYGSQTRGPGGAGSASSQGSSGQHGSGSVVRGGLGSGPVLGAGIGLGSSQGVGINLGQGIGSGPAGSSGQGISGSGDRPGQVSSGPLASSSSSGPAPYAGARYGSPQVSRVDAVFNPTVTQLFTIDRFVTLTDQAFQSVAVTLTSLTVQTVTTGTRAVVQTPVDDSVALQTTVVVRPSTLTVTYVQSDFRIVTERSLDYVTIAHTSYVIMQTTYTTTATQVLSYTTTLVRTNINTKSTVFTDYRTVTDTVLVPGARYGYRQL; this is encoded by the exons ATGACCAACAGTTCCTGGCTAATATTGTGGACAACCCTGGTAGTCTCCCAGGTGTTTGTCGTTGCCCAACTTGTTAAC CCTGCCTCTCCTTATGGCAGTCAgaccagaggaccaggaggtgcggGTAGTGCCAGCTCTCAGGGGTCATCAGGTCAACATGGCAGCGGTTCAGTAGTACGTGGCGGCCTGGGCAGCGGTCCAGTTCTGGGTGCTGGAATAGGACTTGGCAGCAGTCAAGGAGTAGGTATTAACCTTGGCCAAGGAATCGGCAGCGGTCCAGCTGGCAGTTCTGGTCAAGGAATTAGCGGGAGTGGTGACAGGCCTGGACAGGTTAGCAGTGGACCTCTCGCTTCCTCTAGCAGTAGCGGTCCGGCTCCTTACGCTGGGGCTAGGTATGGCAGTCCACAAGTGAGCAGAGTTGACGCAGTATTTAACCCCACTGTCACCCAGCTCTTCACCATCGACCGCTTCGTCACCCTCACTGATCAGGCTTTCCAGAGTGTGGCTGTCACcctcacttcactcaccgttcagACTGTCACCACTGGAACACGAGCG GTGGTACAGACGCCGGTGGATGACAGTGTCGCCCTCCAGACAACGGTAGTTGTCAGACCTTCAACATTAACGGTCACGTACGTGCAGTCAGACTTCAGAATTGTGACTGAAAGATCTTTAGACTACGTGACCATCGCCCACACCTCTTACGTCATCATGCAGACGACCTATACTACTACTGCTACCCAAGT GCTGTCGTACACGACAACGTTGGTGAGAACAAACATCAATACTAAGAGCACAGTGTTCACGGACTACCGCACAGTCACCGACACGGTCCTCGTCCCCGGAGCTCGCTACGGTTATAGACAGCTTTAG